In Parcubacteria group bacterium, the following are encoded in one genomic region:
- the gatB gene encoding Asp-tRNA(Asn)/Glu-tRNA(Gln) amidotransferase subunit GatB → MAKYIPVIGMEVHAELKTASKMFCSCKNGLGEEKEPNLHICPVCTAQPGTLPYPNKQAIEFVQLAGLALNCKLNLKSKFDRKNYFYPDLPKGYQISQYDQPFCGKGYLEVNEKKVGITRIHLEEDTGKLIHPSGTDYTLVDFNRAGVPLMELVTEPDIETGEEARIFCQKLRQIFRYLEISDADMEKGNMRCEVNISLYKKGEEKLSGTKVEVKNINSFKFVEKAIDYEIKRQTEILEKGEKVIQETRGWDSNRSATVSQRKKESAHDYRYFPEPDIPPFEFTEKYIEEIRRKLPELPEAKARRFEGEFSLPKKDIEILTTEKDLADYFEKVVCELQEKIDSQEFEISKDKAVKLSANYIITELRKHLVEHNESIWDIEITPENYAEFIGFIASGKINSSAAQIVLNEMYRNGSDPSQVIEEKNLMQMEDDGELEKIIEKVLKDNEKSVEDYKSGKKNAFQFLIGQVMKETKGKANPKTAADLLKSKLE, encoded by the coding sequence ATGGCAAAATACATACCAGTGATTGGAATGGAGGTTCACGCGGAACTAAAGACTGCTTCCAAGATGTTTTGCAGTTGCAAGAATGGATTAGGTGAAGAGAAAGAGCCGAATCTGCACATTTGTCCGGTTTGCACTGCTCAGCCGGGAACGCTGCCGTATCCCAACAAACAAGCGATAGAGTTTGTCCAACTGGCCGGACTGGCGCTTAATTGTAAATTGAATCTCAAGAGCAAATTTGACCGAAAGAATTATTTTTATCCCGATCTTCCAAAGGGATACCAAATTTCTCAATACGATCAACCTTTTTGCGGAAAAGGATATTTGGAGGTTAATGAAAAAAAGGTAGGAATTACCAGGATTCATTTGGAGGAAGATACGGGAAAATTGATTCATCCAAGCGGAACCGATTATACCCTAGTTGATTTTAACCGGGCTGGCGTGCCTCTCATGGAGCTAGTGACTGAGCCGGATATTGAAACGGGCGAAGAAGCCAGGATTTTTTGCCAGAAGCTGCGCCAGATTTTCCGTTACCTTGAAATTTCCGATGCCGATATGGAGAAAGGGAATATGCGCTGTGAAGTTAATATTTCGCTTTACAAAAAAGGAGAAGAAAAACTGAGCGGGACAAAGGTGGAAGTAAAAAATATCAATTCTTTCAAGTTTGTGGAAAAAGCGATCGATTATGAGATAAAAAGACAGACTGAAATCTTGGAAAAAGGAGAAAAAGTAATTCAGGAAACGCGAGGTTGGGACAGCAATCGCAGTGCCACTGTTTCTCAAAGAAAAAAAGAATCGGCGCATGATTACCGCTATTTTCCGGAGCCGGATATCCCTCCTTTTGAATTTACTGAAAAATATATCGAAGAAATCAGAAGAAAACTTCCGGAACTTCCCGAAGCCAAAGCCAGGAGATTTGAAGGGGAATTTAGTCTTCCGAAAAAGGATATTGAAATTTTGACGACCGAAAAAGATCTGGCGGATTATTTCGAAAAAGTCGTTTGCGAACTTCAAGAAAAAATAGATTCGCAAGAATTTGAAATTTCTAAAGATAAAGCAGTAAAATTATCAGCCAATTATATTATTACCGAGCTTCGCAAACATCTGGTTGAACATAACGAAAGCATTTGGGATATTGAAATCACTCCGGAAAATTATGCTGAATTTATTGGTTTTATCGCTTCGGGGAAAATTAATTCTTCAGCAGCTCAAATAGTGCTCAATGAGATGTATCGAAATGGCAGTGATCCGTCGCAAGTGATTGAAGAGAAAAATTTAATGCAGATGGAAGACGACGGCGAACTCGAAAAAATAATAGAAAAAGTTTTGAAGGATAATGAAAAATCTGTTGAGGATTATAAAAGCGGGAAAAAAAATGCGTTCCAATTTCTTATTGGACAAGTGATGAAGGAAACGAAAGGGAAAGCAAATCCAAAAACT
- a CDS encoding nucleoside triphosphate pyrophosphohydrolase family protein produces MDFKEYQEKSRKTALYPDKDNNFVYPTLGLSGEAGEVAEKIKKVIRDKDGIIDDVTREEIKKELGDVLWYVAQLATELGLSMDEIAQKNIEKLLSRMERGVLQGSGDNR; encoded by the coding sequence ATGGATTTTAAAGAATATCAGGAAAAATCAAGAAAAACAGCTTTGTATCCTGACAAGGACAATAATTTTGTGTATCCGACCTTGGGGCTTTCCGGAGAAGCAGGGGAAGTGGCGGAAAAAATAAAAAAAGTGATTCGGGATAAGGACGGAATTATTGACGATGTAACCAGGGAAGAAATAAAAAAAGAACTGGGCGATGTGCTTTGGTATGTTGCGCAATTAGCAACAGAACTTGGATTATCGATGGATGAAATTGCCCAAAAGAATATTGAAAAATTGCTAAGCCGGATGGAAAGAGGAGTATTGCAAGGAAGCGGAGATAATAGATAA